One stretch of Cohnella algarum DNA includes these proteins:
- a CDS encoding phage late control D family protein yields the protein MIDNKTYTFAELEETYRGFFAPAFEISIEGQKLNLLQAAVSGVRVDTTTETRADHCQFRIENAYNAVSREFRWVGSLIEVGKSLQVKMGYTDKLVTLFDGIITGITLDYPEQSQPTVSVTGMDRSMLMMRSVQSKEWHDVKVSDVVKEIGGKYGLQLQVKETTETHKTIEQFRKSDFHFLKKLAEDEFFEFFVVGQTLYFRESAANSDPVLTLMYGKNLSSYTAEVDITKQVSQVVVHGVNRKTNAKFSGASRPMRIIGTNGRAGPDVMNALSRHLIENVYRNVATPMAAQKLADSLMSERGMDLVTGQGQCIGLPELRAGRFVKLEGLGPKFNQPMLLASVTHAIDSGGYTTSFTVKGNAI from the coding sequence ATGATCGACAACAAGACGTATACGTTCGCGGAGCTTGAGGAAACGTACCGCGGCTTTTTCGCGCCGGCCTTCGAAATTTCTATCGAGGGCCAGAAGCTGAACCTGCTGCAGGCCGCCGTTTCCGGCGTAAGGGTCGACACGACGACGGAGACACGGGCGGATCACTGCCAATTCCGGATCGAAAACGCCTATAACGCCGTCAGCCGCGAGTTCCGGTGGGTCGGCTCGCTGATCGAGGTCGGCAAATCCCTGCAAGTCAAAATGGGCTACACCGACAAGCTGGTTACGCTGTTCGACGGCATCATCACCGGCATCACCCTCGACTATCCGGAACAGAGCCAGCCTACGGTATCGGTGACGGGGATGGACCGGTCGATGCTGATGATGCGCAGCGTCCAGTCGAAGGAGTGGCACGATGTCAAAGTAAGCGACGTCGTCAAGGAGATCGGCGGCAAATACGGGCTGCAGCTGCAGGTCAAGGAAACGACGGAGACGCACAAGACGATCGAGCAATTCCGCAAAAGCGACTTTCATTTTCTGAAAAAGCTGGCGGAGGACGAATTTTTCGAATTTTTCGTGGTCGGCCAAACGCTCTATTTCCGGGAATCCGCGGCAAACTCGGATCCGGTGCTGACGCTCATGTACGGCAAAAATTTGAGCAGCTACACCGCCGAAGTGGACATTACGAAGCAGGTCAGCCAGGTCGTCGTTCACGGCGTAAACCGGAAAACGAACGCGAAATTTTCGGGCGCTTCCCGGCCGATGAGAATCATCGGCACGAACGGCCGCGCGGGGCCCGACGTGATGAACGCCTTGTCGAGGCATCTGATCGAAAACGTGTACCGCAACGTGGCGACTCCGATGGCCGCGCAAAAATTGGCCGACTCCCTGATGAGCGAGCGCGGCATGGACCTGGTTACCGGCCAAGGCCAGTGCATCGGCCTTCCCGAGCTGCGGGCGGGACGTTTCGTCAAGCTGGAAGGCCTCGGGCCGAAATTCAACCAGCCGATGCTGCTCGCAAGCGTTACGCATGCGATCGATTCCGGCGGTTATACCACGAGCTTTACCGTAAAGGGGAACGCCATATGA
- a CDS encoding phage baseplate assembly protein V: protein MMFNVSGEWDRDASEEGTVNGVMVATVTNIDDPDGLGRVKLKFPIRENEHETDWAPLVSLMTGSDMGTLFIPEVGDEVLVAFHLGYLDQPYVIGGLWNESRKPPAKHPKNDIRKIRTRAGHEIVFQDTAEDGKITLKTNKGLKLEIADQAESVTLATKNDQQSVTLKGATANSIEIKAGTTKITLNNQGQITIDTNNSVSLKATQVSLEASAQMSIKAGATLDLKADGIVNIKGSLVKIN from the coding sequence ATGATGTTCAACGTATCCGGCGAATGGGACAGGGACGCCTCGGAAGAAGGCACGGTAAACGGCGTCATGGTGGCGACCGTAACCAATATCGACGACCCGGACGGACTCGGGCGGGTCAAGCTGAAGTTCCCGATTCGCGAAAACGAGCACGAAACCGATTGGGCGCCGCTCGTTTCGCTGATGACCGGTTCCGACATGGGAACGCTGTTCATTCCCGAAGTGGGGGACGAAGTGCTGGTCGCTTTTCATCTCGGATATCTGGATCAGCCCTACGTGATCGGCGGCCTGTGGAACGAATCCCGCAAGCCGCCCGCCAAGCACCCAAAAAACGATATCCGCAAAATTCGCACGAGAGCGGGGCACGAAATCGTTTTTCAGGATACGGCCGAGGACGGGAAAATCACGCTTAAGACGAACAAGGGCTTAAAGCTCGAAATCGCGGATCAGGCCGAATCCGTCACGCTCGCGACGAAGAACGACCAGCAGTCCGTCACCCTGAAGGGCGCCACCGCCAATTCGATCGAAATCAAGGCGGGCACGACCAAAATTACGCTCAACAATCAAGGACAGATCACCATCGACACAAACAATTCGGTCAGCTTGAAAGCGACGCAGGTGAGTCTCGAGGCCTCGGCCCAAATGTCCATCAAGGCGGGGGCGACGCTCGATTTGAAGGCGGACGGGATCGTCAATATCAAAGGCTCGCTCGTGAAAATCAACTAG
- a CDS encoding GPW/gp25 family protein, protein MSTPFLGKGWRFPVRADATTGRMLLSEGEDDIAEAIRIILMTSKGERLMRPDFGCGLRDYVFGTMDATTLRLLESDAQRAITVWEPRVKNVGVKAKVDPSDPGRLQLHVQYTVRSTNNLFNQVYPFYLEEGTK, encoded by the coding sequence ATGTCAACGCCGTTTCTCGGCAAAGGCTGGCGGTTTCCGGTGCGGGCGGACGCCACGACGGGCCGGATGCTGCTGTCCGAAGGGGAAGACGATATCGCCGAGGCGATCCGGATCATTTTGATGACGTCCAAAGGAGAGCGCCTCATGCGCCCGGATTTCGGCTGCGGCCTGCGGGATTACGTCTTCGGCACAATGGACGCCACGACGCTCCGGCTGCTCGAAAGCGACGCCCAGCGGGCCATTACGGTGTGGGAGCCGCGCGTCAAAAACGTCGGCGTCAAGGCGAAGGTCGATCCGTCCGACCCCGGCCGTCTTCAGCTGCATGTACAGTATACGGTCAGATCGACCAACAATTTATTCAACCAAGTATACCCCTTCTATTTGGAGGAGGGGACGAAATAA